The DNA region CCGCGAGCGCAAGTACTCCGAGTACTGGACGCTGATCCGCTCGGCCAACCGCCACGGCCCGACCCGCGCCGACGGCGCCTGCAGCAACTGCGGCGCGCCGCTGACCGTCACGCAGACCGGCGCCTGCGCCCACTGCGGCACCCACGTCACCGCCGGCGAGTTCGACTGGGTGCTGTCGAAGATCGAGCAGGACGACTCGTACCGGGGCTAGATCAGCGGCCGAACAGCAGCCGACGGGTCAGCCAGCGCTTGCCGCGCTCGATCACCAGGCGCTTGCCCAGCTCGAACGCCAGCGCCCGGAGCTGGGCCGGCTCGTCGGGGCCGGGCGTGCGCGGCAGCTCGATCGCGATCTCGACCGGGCTGTCGCCGAAGATCCCGCCGACCGCCGACAGCCGCCCGGCCCGGTAGTGCAGCGCGAAGTCGGCGTCGCCCGGCAGCTCGACCCGGGCGTCGAGCTCCTCGAGCGCGAACACCCACGACAGCGGCGTGCGGAGCACCGTGCGCCCGGCCCGGAACCGATCGAGCCGCAGCCGCACCTGCCCCAGCTCCGGCCACGCGGTCGTGACCACGATCGCCAGCTCGCTGTCGACCACCTCGATCGCGCCGAGCGTGATCACCGACGGCGCGCGCTCGGGCAGATCGAGGGCCCCGGCCCCGGAGATCATCAGGTGGGCGCCGCGCACCGCCACCAGCTCCGGCGTGCGGGCGACCACGACCGCGCCCAGCGGCGCGACCTCGACGTCGAGCCGATCGATCGCCAGCCGCAGCGTGCCGAGGTGGTGCCGCTCGACCACGACGTCGCGCACGGTCACGTGGCCGCGCACCAGATCGAGCGTCGCGCCGCCGACCCGGGCCTCGCCGTCGAGGGACAGCGCCAGGCGATCGCGCACGGTGTCGGCGACCACGCCGCGCAGCGCGACCCCGAGCACCAGCAGCGCCACCAGGTACAGCGCCAGCGCGGCGACCACGCCGATGGCGACCTTGGTCCGGCGACGCGCCACGGGCCCTGGTTTACCACGCGCGCCCTGAATACCCGCTACCCCACCGGCGTCCCAGCCACATCCCCATGCTGACCCGCTTCGCCCTCCCCGCCCTCGCGGCCGCCGCCGCGCTCATCGCCACCGCTCCGCTGGTCCACGAGTCGGCCCAGGCCCGCCCGACCCACCCGGTCCGCCCGATGCCCCCGCCCGACCACGGCGGCGGCTACAACGGCGGCGGGTTCGAGCAGCTGCGCAACGAGAACGCCGCGCTGCGCGCCGAGCTCGCGCAGTACCGCACCGCGGTCGCCGACGGCCTCACCCGGCTCGACGCGATCGCGCGCACCAGCCGCGATCGCCGCACGACCGTGCGCTTGCGCCGTACCATCGACGACCTGCGCGGCCAGCTCGCGAGCCCCGGCCGCGGCTGGGACGACGGCGGCTGGACCCAGCCGCCGCCGCCCGACGGCTGGACGCAGCCGCAGCCGCAGCCCCCGCCCGGCGGCTGGCCCCAGCCGCCGCCGCGTGGCGGCGACGGGCCCTGGGCCAACGACCCGAGCTACGGCGCGATGCCGGCCGGTGACTTCCAGCGCCTGCAGGACCAGCTCGCGGCCGCGCGGTTCCCCAGCGATCAGCTCGCGCTCATCGGCGTGGCCGCGCCGCGCAACCGCTTCACCGTCGATCAGGTCATCGCGCTGATGCAGGTGCTGGCGTTCGACGACGCGCGGATCGAGGTCGCGGTGCTGCTGGCGCCGCGGGTGATCGACGGCCAGCGCTGGCACCTGGTGTTCGACGCGCTGCAGTTCTCGAGCTCGCGCGACACGCTCCGCCAGCGGGTCCAGCCCTAGAACACCGACCGCTTTGAAGTGCCTGCTGCGACGCGACCTTGCGGGCACCTCCGGGCGTACGTCCGATGCTCGCTCGTCACGTAGGCCCCGACGCTCCTCGCTGCGCTTCGGGCGTGCGCCCGGATCTGCCTCGCACGTCCGCGTCTCGCGACGGCATTCAAACCGGTCGGTGTTCTAGCCGCGGCGCGGCCGCGCGCGGCGCCGTCGACGATCGCCCGCGGGCGGCGTGGTAGTAACGGCCCATGTCCCGCCGTGTCGTCCGCCGTGTCCTCGCGCCGCTGGTCGGCGCCGCGCTCGCATCCACCGCCGCCTGCGGCGGCGCGTCCAGGGCCCCCACCGATCGGCCGCCGCCAGGCCCGGCGACGGTGGCGGTGGCCCTGGCCGACGTCGGCCTCGAGGCTGGCGTCCTCGATCGCGCCGCCGATCCGTGCACCGACTTCTACCAGTTCGCGTGCGGCGGCTGGCTCGCGGCCAACGCCATCCCGGCCGACCGCGCGCGCTGGAGCCGCTTCGCCGAGCTCACCGATCGCAACCAGGCGGCGCTGCGCACGCTGATCGAGGCCGCGGCCGCCAGCCCCAAGGACGACGTCGAGCGCACGTTCGGCGACTACTACGCGTCGTGCACCGACGTCGACGCGATCGAGCGGCGCGGGCTCGACGGCGTCAAGCCGCTGCTCGACTTCATCGCCAAGGCCACGGACCCGCGCGGCCTCGGCGCGGCGCTCACCGCCCTGCACAAGCACCAGATCTTCGCGCTGTGGGGGCTGGCGCCGGAGGCCGACTTCCTCGACTCGCGCACCGCGATCCTGTTCGTCGACAGCGCCGGCCTGGGCCTGCCCGATCGCGACTACTACCTCGACGACAAGTTCGCCGACGCCCGCGCCGCCTACCAGGCCCACCTGGCCGCGGTGCTCGCGCTGGCCGGCAAGGGCAAGGCCGCCGCCGCCCTCGCCGCCGACGTGATGACGCTCGAGACCGAGCTGGCCAAGGTGACCAAGACCGCGGTCGAGCGCCGCGACCCCGCACGCATGTACAACCCGACCGACGTCGACGGGCTGGCCCGGACCGTGCCCGGCTTCGACTGGCGCACCTACTTCGCCGGCGTCGGCAACCCGACCCCCGGCAAGCTCGCGGTCACCTCGCCGGCCTACTTCGCCGCGCTGCCCGCGATCATCAAGGCCACCCGGCCCGCCACCTGGCAGGCGTACCTCACGATCAAGGTCATCGACGCGACCGCGCTGGCGCTGCCGAAGCGCTTCGACGACGAGAACTTCAAGCTGCGCGCCGCGCTGACCGGCGTGACCGAGGAGCGCCCGCGGTGGAAGCGCTGCATCGACGCCACCGCCGCCGCGATGCCCGAGCTGGTCGGCCAGCCCTACGTCGCCGCCAACTTCCCGGGCGAATCGAAGGACACCGCGCAGAAGCTGATCGGCGCGATCACCGACGTGATGAACGCGCAGATGGACACGCTGCCGTGGATGAGCGCGGCGACCAAGGTCCAGGCCCGCGGCAAGCTGGCCAAGATCGAGGCGCTGGTCGGCTACCCGGACCAGTGGCGGGTCTACGACGTCACCGTCGATCGCGCCAACTTCGCCGGCAACCACCTGGCCGCCGCGGCGTTCGAGGGTAGGCGCCAGGCCGGCAAGGGCGGCAAGCCCTACGACCGCAGCGAGTGGCTGATGCCGCCGTTCATCGTCAACGCCTACTACAACCCCAACGCCAACAACACCGCGCTGCCGGCCGGCATCCTGCAGCCGCCGTTCTTCGGCAAGGATCGCTCGATCGCCGCCAACCTCGGCGGCATCGGCATGG from Myxococcales bacterium includes:
- a CDS encoding DUF4476 domain-containing protein → MLTRFALPALAAAAALIATAPLVHESAQARPTHPVRPMPPPDHGGGYNGGGFEQLRNENAALRAELAQYRTAVADGLTRLDAIARTSRDRRTTVRLRRTIDDLRGQLASPGRGWDDGGWTQPPPPDGWTQPQPQPPPGGWPQPPPRGGDGPWANDPSYGAMPAGDFQRLQDQLAAARFPSDQLALIGVAAPRNRFTVDQVIALMQVLAFDDARIEVAVLLAPRVIDGQRWHLVFDALQFSSSRDTLRQRVQP
- a CDS encoding M13 family metallopeptidase; protein product: MSRRVVRRVLAPLVGAALASTAACGGASRAPTDRPPPGPATVAVALADVGLEAGVLDRAADPCTDFYQFACGGWLAANAIPADRARWSRFAELTDRNQAALRTLIEAAAASPKDDVERTFGDYYASCTDVDAIERRGLDGVKPLLDFIAKATDPRGLGAALTALHKHQIFALWGLAPEADFLDSRTAILFVDSAGLGLPDRDYYLDDKFADARAAYQAHLAAVLALAGKGKAAAALAADVMTLETELAKVTKTAVERRDPARMYNPTDVDGLARTVPGFDWRTYFAGVGNPTPGKLAVTSPAYFAALPAIIKATRPATWQAYLTIKVIDATALALPKRFDDENFKLRAALTGVTEERPRWKRCIDATAAAMPELVGQPYVAANFPGESKDTAQKLIGAITDVMNAQMDTLPWMSAATKVQARGKLAKIEALVGYPDQWRVYDVTVDRANFAGNHLAAAAFEGRRQAGKGGKPYDRSEWLMPPFIVNAYYNPNANNTALPAGILQPPFFGKDRSIAANLGGIGMVVGHELTHGFDDQGAQFDADGNLKNWWQPDDLTQFKARGTCLAEQYSTFEALPGKHVNGELTLGENIADLGGIKHAFLAYRALRAGADKAYVADGLTEDQQFFVAVGQAWCAQARDEEALRLLTVDPHAPPKWRVNGALRNLPQFAAAFGCPAGAAMAPTQACAIW